A genomic stretch from Methylorubrum extorquens includes:
- a CDS encoding imidazole glycerol phosphate synthase, glutamine amidotransferase subunit (modular protein) gives MRTYTLHVPEGSVRGDPRALEQAHLVRDGFSWSAFAFTVLWFLRHRLWLAALLVLVGLVALALAGRALSLSPFAALVVTVLVSLLIGMEASSLRRWTYGRRGKPALDAVMAGSQEEAELKAAARWLDAAPVPGAAATGFATTAVSRPTHRRGDDAVIGLFPRERGWTVSEQTVAIIDYGSGNLHSAAKAFERAAREAGLDGTRIVVTDVPEAVAGADRVVLPGVGAYADCRRGLDAVPGMVEAMTEAVRAQGKPFLGICVGMQLMASRGLEYEETAGLNWIPGDVAPIEPADPALKIPHMGWNTLHLDREHALLRDIAIGEGGLHAYFVHSFALKASEPADVVAHAEYGGRVTAMIARDNMAGTQFHPEKSQHLGLALLGNFLRWRP, from the coding sequence ATGCGGACCTACACGCTGCACGTTCCCGAGGGCTCGGTTCGGGGTGACCCGCGGGCGCTGGAACAGGCGCATCTCGTGCGCGACGGCTTCTCGTGGAGCGCCTTCGCCTTCACGGTGCTGTGGTTCCTGCGCCACCGCCTCTGGCTCGCCGCGCTCCTCGTGCTGGTGGGGCTCGTCGCCCTTGCACTGGCGGGGCGGGCGCTCAGCCTCTCGCCCTTCGCTGCGCTGGTCGTCACAGTGCTGGTGAGCCTGCTGATCGGCATGGAGGCGTCGAGCCTGCGCCGCTGGACCTATGGCCGCCGGGGCAAGCCGGCCCTGGACGCGGTGATGGCCGGCTCGCAGGAGGAGGCCGAACTGAAGGCCGCCGCCCGCTGGCTCGATGCCGCGCCGGTTCCCGGCGCCGCCGCGACGGGTTTCGCCACGACGGCCGTGAGCCGCCCGACGCATCGCCGCGGCGATGATGCGGTGATCGGCCTTTTCCCCCGCGAGCGAGGGTGGACGGTGAGCGAGCAGACCGTCGCGATCATCGATTACGGATCGGGCAATCTCCACTCGGCGGCCAAGGCCTTCGAGCGCGCGGCCCGCGAGGCCGGGCTCGATGGCACCCGCATCGTCGTCACCGACGTGCCGGAAGCCGTGGCCGGCGCCGACCGCGTGGTGCTACCCGGCGTGGGCGCCTATGCCGATTGCCGCCGCGGCCTCGATGCGGTGCCCGGCATGGTCGAGGCCATGACCGAGGCCGTCAGGGCGCAGGGCAAGCCGTTCCTCGGCATCTGCGTCGGCATGCAGCTCATGGCGAGCCGCGGCCTCGAATACGAGGAAACCGCAGGCCTGAACTGGATTCCTGGCGACGTCGCCCCGATCGAGCCGGCCGACCCGGCATTGAAGATCCCGCATATGGGCTGGAACACCCTGCATCTCGACCGCGAGCACGCCCTGCTGCGCGACATCGCGATCGGGGAGGGCGGGCTCCACGCCTACTTCGTCCACAGCTTCGCGCTGAAGGCCTCTGAGCCGGCGGATGTGGTCGCCCATGCTGAGTATGGCGGCCGGGTCACGGCGATGATCGCGCGCGACAACATGGCCGGCACCCAGTTCCACCCCGAGAAGAGCCAGCACCTCGGTCTCGCGCTCCTCGGCAACTTCCTGCGCTGGCGCCCCTGA
- the hisE gene encoding phosphoribosyl-ATP pyrophosphatase (Evidence 2b : Function from indirect experimental evidences (e.g. phenotypes); PubMedId : 2664449; Product type e : enzyme) codes for MIRFPLARLMTKFSLDDLAALVDSRAGTPPETSYTAKLLSEGPAKAAKKLGEEAVEAVIAAVQGDPKALVSEAADVLYHLVVTLKAAGVPLDDVMAELGRRTAQSGLAEKAARRHT; via the coding sequence ATGATACGGTTTCCGCTTGCGCGCCTTATGACGAAGTTCAGCCTCGACGACCTCGCCGCCCTCGTGGACAGCCGCGCTGGCACGCCCCCCGAGACATCCTACACGGCAAAGCTGCTCTCCGAGGGGCCGGCCAAGGCTGCCAAGAAACTCGGCGAGGAGGCGGTCGAGGCCGTCATCGCCGCGGTGCAGGGCGACCCGAAGGCGCTCGTCTCGGAGGCGGCGGACGTGCTCTACCATCTCGTCGTGACGCTCAAGGCGGCGGGCGTGCCGCTCGACGACGTGATGGCGGAGCTGGGCCGGCGCACCGCCCAGAGCGGGCTCGCCGAGAAGGCGGCGCGGAGGCACACATGA
- a CDS encoding imidazoleglycerol phosphate dehydratase (modular protein) — MSVSIDLDGTGKATIATGVGFLDHMLELFARHGLFDVTIKVEGDLHVDQHHTTEDTGIALGQAVAQALGDKRGIARYADIHLPMDETLSRIAIDISGRPFLVFRTSFRVEKIGQFDTELVREFFQAFAMNAGITLHVETLYGENAHHIAESVFKGLARSLRKAVAIDPREDGRVPLHQGIALRPFEEERGCGPTRCTFPRARFGVTRGRWNRRISCATASRGAPSPSRCCGSCATASGSPRSSCWWGSSPLHWRGGRSASRPSLRWSSQCW; from the coding sequence GTGTCCGTCTCGATCGATCTCGACGGCACCGGCAAGGCCACGATCGCGACCGGCGTCGGTTTCCTCGACCATATGCTGGAGCTGTTCGCCCGGCACGGCCTGTTCGACGTGACGATCAAGGTCGAGGGCGACCTGCACGTCGATCAGCACCACACCACCGAGGATACCGGCATCGCGCTGGGCCAGGCGGTGGCTCAGGCGCTCGGCGACAAGCGCGGCATCGCCCGCTACGCCGACATCCACCTGCCGATGGACGAGACGCTGAGCCGTATCGCGATCGACATTTCCGGCCGTCCCTTCCTCGTGTTCCGCACGAGCTTCCGCGTCGAGAAGATCGGCCAGTTCGACACCGAACTGGTGCGGGAGTTCTTCCAGGCCTTCGCGATGAATGCCGGTATCACGCTGCACGTCGAGACTCTCTACGGCGAGAACGCGCACCATATTGCCGAGAGCGTCTTCAAGGGGCTGGCCCGGAGCTTGCGGAAGGCCGTCGCCATCGACCCGCGTGAGGATGGCCGCGTTCCCCTCCACCAAGGGATCGCTCTGAGACCATTTGAGGAGGAGCGAGGATGCGGACCTACACGCTGCACGTTCCCGAGGGCTCGGTTCGGGGTGACCCGCGGGCGCTGGAACAGGCGCATCTCGTGCGCGACGGCTTCTCGTGGAGCGCCTTCGCCTTCACGGTGCTGTGGTTCCTGCGCCACCGCCTCTGGCTCGCCGCGCTCCTCGTGCTGGTGGGGCTCGTCGCCCTTGCACTGGCGGGGCGGGCGCTCAGCCTCTCGCCCTTCGCTGCGCTGGTCGTCACAGTGCTGGTGA
- the hisF gene encoding imidazole glycerol phosphate synthase, cyclase subunit (Evidence 2a : Function from experimental evidences in other organisms; PubMedId : 10968789, 11839304; Product type e : enzyme) → MLKTRIIPCLDVKDGRVVKGVQFLELRDAGDPVESAKAYDAAGADELCFLDITASHEARGTLLDVVSRTAEACFMPLTVGGGVRNVADVRTLLLAGADKVGINTAAVKNPDFVAEAAEKFGDQCIVVAIDAKRVSGPDEAARWEIFTHGGRNPTGIDAVEFARTVSERGAGELLVTSMDKDGTRSGYDIALTRAIADAVRVPVIASGGVGGLDDLVAGVRDGGASAVLAASIFHFGHHTVGEAKAHMAAAGLAMRLDP, encoded by the coding sequence GTGCTGAAGACCCGCATCATCCCCTGCCTCGACGTGAAGGACGGGCGCGTCGTGAAGGGCGTGCAGTTCCTCGAGCTGCGCGATGCCGGTGATCCGGTGGAATCGGCCAAAGCCTACGATGCGGCCGGTGCCGACGAACTCTGCTTCCTCGACATCACCGCGAGCCACGAGGCGCGGGGCACCCTGCTCGACGTGGTGAGCCGCACGGCGGAAGCCTGCTTCATGCCGCTCACCGTCGGCGGCGGGGTGCGGAATGTGGCCGATGTGCGCACGCTCCTGCTCGCGGGCGCCGACAAGGTCGGCATCAACACCGCCGCCGTGAAGAACCCCGACTTCGTCGCCGAGGCGGCGGAGAAGTTCGGCGACCAGTGCATCGTCGTGGCGATCGACGCCAAGCGGGTCTCCGGTCCGGACGAGGCCGCGCGCTGGGAGATCTTCACCCATGGCGGGCGCAACCCGACCGGGATCGACGCGGTCGAATTCGCCCGCACGGTCTCCGAGCGGGGCGCGGGCGAACTCCTCGTCACCTCCATGGACAAGGACGGCACCCGCTCCGGCTACGACATCGCGCTCACCCGCGCCATCGCCGATGCGGTGCGGGTGCCGGTGATCGCCTCCGGCGGCGTCGGCGGGCTCGACGACCTCGTGGCGGGCGTCCGTGACGGCGGCGCGAGCGCGGTGCTGGCTGCCTCGATCTTCCATTTCGGCCACCACACGGTCGGCGAGGCGAAGGCCCATATGGCCGCCGCCGGACTTGCGATGCGACTCGATCCGTAA
- the hisA gene encoding phosphoribosylformimino-5-aminoimidazole carboxamide isomerase (Evidence 2b : Function from indirect experimental evidences (e.g. phenotypes); Product type e : enzyme): MILYPAIDLKEGRCVRLVQGDMAQAKVFNDDPAAQAAAFESQGFSWLHVVDLDGAFAGEPRNAAAVDAILARVRLPVQLGGGVREMRTLESWLEKGVSRVIIGTSAVRDPAFVREAARLHPGRIAVGIDAKDGRVAVEGWAQTSSMTAEELGRRFEDAGVAAIIYTDIARDGILKGLNIEMTLALASAVSIPVIASGGLASIADVERLLEPDCGVLAGAITGRALYDGRIDPKEALAAIARAKGRDKSRDAGSAA, encoded by the coding sequence GTGATCCTGTATCCGGCCATCGACCTCAAGGAAGGGCGCTGCGTCCGCCTCGTTCAAGGCGACATGGCCCAGGCCAAGGTCTTCAACGACGATCCCGCCGCGCAAGCGGCGGCCTTCGAGTCGCAGGGGTTCTCCTGGCTCCACGTGGTCGATCTCGACGGTGCCTTCGCCGGCGAGCCCCGTAACGCTGCGGCGGTCGATGCGATCCTGGCGCGCGTGCGCCTGCCGGTGCAGCTTGGCGGCGGCGTGCGCGAGATGCGCACCCTCGAAAGCTGGCTGGAAAAGGGCGTGAGCCGCGTCATCATCGGCACGTCGGCCGTGCGCGATCCCGCCTTCGTGCGTGAGGCGGCCCGCCTCCATCCGGGGCGCATCGCCGTCGGCATCGACGCTAAGGACGGGCGCGTGGCGGTGGAGGGCTGGGCTCAGACCTCCAGCATGACCGCGGAAGAGCTCGGGCGTCGCTTCGAGGATGCCGGCGTCGCCGCCATCATCTACACCGACATCGCCCGCGACGGCATCCTCAAGGGCCTCAACATCGAGATGACGCTGGCGCTGGCCTCGGCCGTCAGCATCCCGGTGATCGCCTCGGGCGGCCTGGCCTCGATCGCCGATGTCGAGCGGCTGCTGGAGCCGGACTGCGGCGTGCTGGCCGGCGCCATCACCGGCCGCGCCCTCTACGACGGCCGCATCGACCCGAAGGAAGCGCTCGCCGCCATCGCCCGTGCCAAGGGCCGTGACAAGAGCCGTGACGCGGGGAGCGCCGCGTGA